From a single Vicinamibacteria bacterium genomic region:
- a CDS encoding DUF4118 domain-containing protein — translation MDDESDLVYLAAGPLGAILLGMAFFPWRGITNASNFTFAFLALTILVAEYGGRRAAVATALTSTLSLDFFLTQPYLRLEIANKDDVIAFVGLAASGLIAAAFGSQRGERITALRRARAHMEAIHSVLRRLESTDPQERVLTEIASVLRVGFPLSAVVVRNERGQVVAFSGSATPTPAAHLLRSDDLLSGGEPPEAPGRIRLPFPSDGGRLDLYFRDRHTGALEIWGNGVAALPEERHVLKDAARIVGAILGAPDHVQPSSDLTASASAPLRS, via the coding sequence ATGGACGACGAATCCGATCTCGTTTACCTGGCGGCCGGGCCCCTGGGAGCGATCCTCCTGGGGATGGCCTTCTTCCCCTGGCGTGGGATCACCAACGCATCGAATTTCACATTCGCCTTCCTGGCCCTCACGATCTTGGTCGCGGAATACGGGGGCCGCCGGGCGGCCGTCGCCACCGCCCTGACCTCCACCCTGAGCCTGGACTTCTTCCTGACCCAGCCCTACCTGAGGCTGGAAATTGCCAACAAGGACGATGTCATCGCCTTCGTCGGCCTGGCCGCTTCCGGCCTCATCGCGGCCGCTTTCGGCTCCCAACGGGGTGAGCGGATCACCGCGCTGCGTCGCGCGCGCGCACACATGGAGGCCATCCACTCCGTCCTCCGTCGCCTAGAGAGCACCGATCCTCAGGAGCGGGTGCTAACGGAGATCGCCTCCGTGCTCCGCGTCGGGTTTCCGCTTTCCGCGGTGGTGGTTCGCAACGAAAGAGGACAGGTGGTGGCCTTTTCGGGATCGGCCACGCCCACGCCGGCGGCCCATCTCCTCCGGTCCGACGACCTCCTCTCTGGCGGGGAGCCGCCCGAGGCCCCCGGACGCATCCGCCTCCCGTTCCCGTCCGACGGTGGTCGGCTCGATCTCTACTTCCGGGACCGCCACACGGGGGCCCTCGAGATCTGGGGCAACGGGGTGGCCGCCTTGCCTGAGGAGCGTCACGTCCTGAAGGACGCGGCGCGAATCGTAGGTGCGATCCTGGGCGCCCCCGACCACGTGCAACCCTCTAGTGATCTGACCGCGAGCGCCTCCGCCCCCCTTCGCTCCTG